A stretch of Exiguobacterium sp. BMC-KP DNA encodes these proteins:
- a CDS encoding ABC transporter ATP-binding protein, with amino-acid sequence MYVSALLEVERLSKIYTRGTETVEALKQVSFTLEEGGFIAIMGTSGSGKSTLLNILGALDAPTGGTLTLKGKRQRDIFTEPAATLYRQQHIGFIFQSFHLLDDLTVHENIALPLMLKGMDDQTINQEVETWLNRVGLTKWKGHRPQELSGGQQQRVAIARALISRPPIILADEPTGNLDFKTSAEIMQLLQELNREQQTSILLVTHDATVAAHAKRVLYFHDGQIVADQLSTGDVAPILATYEQFVGVI; translated from the coding sequence ATGTACGTGTCAGCTTTATTGGAAGTCGAACGATTATCAAAAATCTATACACGGGGAACAGAGACGGTTGAAGCGCTAAAACAAGTTTCCTTCACTTTAGAAGAAGGTGGCTTCATCGCCATCATGGGTACGAGTGGCTCTGGAAAAAGTACCTTATTGAATATTTTAGGGGCGCTTGACGCACCAACCGGTGGAACGTTGACGCTAAAGGGAAAACGACAACGGGACATTTTCACTGAACCCGCAGCCACGCTATACCGACAACAGCATATCGGTTTCATCTTTCAGTCGTTTCATTTACTCGATGACTTGACGGTCCATGAAAATATCGCTTTACCGTTGATGCTGAAAGGAATGGATGATCAAACGATCAATCAAGAGGTCGAAACTTGGCTCAATCGTGTCGGACTGACCAAGTGGAAAGGTCATCGACCGCAAGAGTTATCGGGTGGACAACAACAGCGGGTAGCGATCGCCCGTGCCTTGATCAGTCGACCGCCGATCATCTTAGCTGATGAACCGACGGGAAACCTCGATTTTAAGACATCCGCTGAAATCATGCAGTTGTTGCAAGAACTCAATCGGGAACAACAGACGAGTATCCTGCTCGTGACGCATGATGCGACTGTAGCCGCTCATGCGAAGCGGGTACTTTACTTCCATGACGGTCAAATCGTCGCCGATCAGCTGTCGACAGGAGACGTGGCACCGATTTTAGCAACGTATGAGCAGTTCGTGGGGGTCATATGA
- a CDS encoding cytidine deaminase, giving the protein MQTYPITEADLQLVELATETIQSRYADDKHHVAAALRTKDGATKTGVHVEAYIGRVTVCAEAITIGSAITDGLTDFETIVAVRHPYSDETDRTIRVVSPCGMCRELISDYAPDAFVLLNLDEQLTKVRIADLIPLKYVR; this is encoded by the coding sequence ATGCAAACATATCCCATTACAGAAGCCGACCTGCAACTGGTCGAACTAGCAACCGAAACGATTCAAAGCCGCTATGCTGACGACAAACATCATGTCGCTGCCGCTTTACGGACAAAAGATGGCGCAACAAAAACCGGTGTTCATGTCGAAGCCTATATCGGACGTGTGACGGTCTGTGCGGAAGCCATCACGATCGGTTCCGCCATCACGGATGGATTAACGGATTTTGAGACGATTGTTGCCGTGCGACATCCCTATTCGGACGAGACAGACCGAACGATTCGTGTCGTCAGTCCATGCGGCATGTGTCGCGAACTGATTTCTGATTATGCACCAGATGCTTTCGTCCTCTTGAATCTGGACGAACAATTGACGAAAGTCCGGATTGCGGACTTGATTCCACTTAAATATGTCCGATAG
- a CDS encoding ABC transporter permease, which produces MSYLQLATSLIFILIPLVLARTLRLGLEKDILIATVRSIVQLLIIGYILTFVFESGSPIFMLLMILLMIGAATLNVIRKGDGIPGIQWIILFTLIAVEALTMGILLGLQIIPFEAQQVIPISGMVIGNCMILSLLFLNKFKDEVERSDEVIELILSLGGDAKTAIDTSLKGAIRTSMIPTIEAQKTMGLVQLPGMMSGLIIGGADPMEAVLYQLLILFLILTTAAMASVLVGFLSYRRLFNEKAQFIGLTYKKKDT; this is translated from the coding sequence ATGAGTTATCTCCAACTGGCGACTTCGCTCATCTTCATTCTGATCCCCCTCGTCTTAGCGCGGACGTTACGGCTTGGTCTAGAGAAGGACATCCTCATCGCAACCGTTCGATCAATCGTTCAACTCTTGATCATCGGTTATATTCTGACGTTCGTCTTTGAAAGCGGCAGTCCAATTTTCATGTTACTGATGATTTTGTTGATGATTGGTGCAGCGACACTGAACGTCATCCGTAAAGGGGACGGGATTCCCGGAATCCAGTGGATCATCTTGTTCACACTGATTGCGGTCGAAGCATTGACGATGGGCATTTTGCTCGGATTACAGATCATTCCGTTCGAAGCGCAGCAAGTCATTCCAATCAGTGGGATGGTCATCGGGAACTGTATGATTCTCTCCTTACTGTTTCTCAATAAGTTCAAGGACGAGGTCGAACGGAGCGACGAGGTCATCGAACTAATTCTCTCGCTTGGTGGGGATGCGAAGACCGCAATCGATACGAGCTTAAAAGGCGCGATCCGGACGAGTATGATTCCGACGATCGAAGCGCAAAAGACGATGGGACTCGTCCAACTACCCGGGATGATGAGCGGTTTGATTATCGGTGGCGCCGATCCGATGGAAGCAGTCCTCTACCAACTGTTGATTTTGTTCCTGATTTTGACGACAGCAGCGATGGCATCCGTCCTCGTCGGTTTTTTATCCTACCGCCGACTCTTCAATGAAAAAGCACAATTCATCGGTTTAACCTATAAGAAAAAAGACACATAA
- a CDS encoding ABC transporter ATP-binding protein, translating to MSILTFHEVSYQHILHEITGEFREGVITTLVGPSGAGKSTTLKHINGLISPDRGEICFRGEPLEQMNLLDVRKRIGMAFQSAPMIPGTVYDNINLPKSIFGESLPREEAERLLQQVDLSVELERPVKDLSGGERSRLGIARTLVNRPDVLLLDEITASLDYRMVQEIEKLILDLQQELQTTIIWITHDLEQAKRVSDDVWFLKDGRLIESGAFKELATSGQAETQAFLKGESV from the coding sequence ATGTCGATTCTTACGTTTCACGAAGTCAGCTATCAACACATCTTACACGAAATAACAGGTGAGTTCCGCGAAGGTGTCATTACAACGCTCGTCGGACCGAGTGGTGCCGGGAAATCGACTACATTGAAACACATCAATGGACTAATTTCTCCCGATCGCGGCGAAATTTGTTTTCGAGGCGAACCACTTGAGCAGATGAATTTGCTCGATGTCCGCAAACGGATCGGGATGGCGTTCCAAAGCGCGCCGATGATTCCGGGTACCGTCTACGATAATATCAATTTACCGAAATCAATCTTCGGTGAATCGTTACCGCGCGAAGAGGCGGAACGTTTGCTACAACAAGTCGACCTATCCGTCGAACTTGAGCGACCCGTCAAAGATTTGTCGGGTGGTGAACGGAGCCGACTCGGAATCGCACGGACACTCGTCAATCGACCGGACGTCCTGTTGCTTGACGAAATCACGGCAAGTCTCGATTACCGGATGGTCCAGGAGATTGAGAAGTTAATTCTTGATTTACAGCAGGAGTTACAGACGACGATCATTTGGATTACGCATGACTTAGAGCAAGCCAAGCGGGTCAGCGACGACGTCTGGTTTTTAAAGGATGGACGATTGATCGAGTCTGGTGCATTCAAGGAACTCGCTACAAGTGGTCAAGCAGAGACGCAAGCGTTCTTGAAGGGGGAATCGGTATGA
- a CDS encoding NUDIX domain-containing protein yields MNIRKNIVYATLFNTTGNQLLMVENRGNHGDYYTLPGGTVEHDETLHTAITREVLEETGFSIIPGDIVHVAEAFFPQAGEHCLFFFFAGEITTGQLKTNVPEEISGLVWMDREEAFKHLNLPETSKESLFAGRTVPYDFAGEIIHT; encoded by the coding sequence ATGAATATACGTAAAAACATCGTCTATGCGACATTATTCAACACTACAGGCAATCAATTATTGATGGTTGAGAATCGTGGAAATCACGGTGACTACTATACATTGCCCGGTGGAACGGTCGAACATGACGAAACGCTACATACTGCAATTACACGCGAAGTGTTGGAGGAGACGGGCTTCTCTATCATTCCAGGGGATATCGTTCATGTGGCGGAAGCATTTTTTCCGCAAGCTGGCGAACACTGTCTGTTTTTCTTCTTCGCAGGTGAAATTACAACAGGTCAGTTAAAAACGAATGTTCCAGAAGAGATCTCCGGACTCGTCTGGATGGACCGCGAGGAAGCATTCAAACATCTCAATCTTCCAGAAACATCAAAAGAATCGCTTTTTGCTGGTCGAACGGTACCATATGATTTTGCCGGAGAAATCATTCATACGTAA
- a CDS encoding M3 family metallopeptidase produces MKSQSSVNDVFYHDEDVTCQIALVLQIEETLLKQKITYLQDVTDSVATNTYEQGRQQLSDKLDTLRRSVKIDLISRDDVKLRTRALWKQSLRATRVTEEEARLIQEYLRIEATMLTRTGEAVSDLYAALFDADESTRKQAFLSIEEGFQTNESVIQRLFSQLVDLRQVRASASHQAGYEELAFAELGRIDYTSKDVDHYPSIIQTYFLPVKQLFQLEQQSFLGKQTLHPWDVRQSAYTQIDHHVTGSDASFLGKAQAILESVHPTFADILKEMRQAEHLDIGARSNKAGGGFCEYLPVERQSFLFMSRMQTFDDLVIFMHEMGHAVHHDAMKETYDGLQPIPLEVGEFAAMSLELLTMNEWYQVIPDKRDVARAKLEQIRSIVEFLPQTIIVDRFQSWLYAHSDHLPEERQASFARLRDTYDTDVLDWSETPDWKGLEWMSVIHLFETPFYYIEYAIAQIAALQLYHRFTKDPDQMMKDFLAALALSQTHSVQEVYARAGVSFLPSDVEMRELLTFLEGQIEAWINELDQSDDEDVKKRKS; encoded by the coding sequence ATGAAATCTCAGTCATCTGTAAACGATGTTTTTTATCATGATGAGGATGTTACGTGCCAAATCGCATTGGTTCTACAAATCGAAGAGACACTGCTCAAACAAAAAATCACGTATCTCCAAGACGTGACAGACTCGGTCGCAACTAATACATACGAACAAGGACGTCAGCAGCTATCAGACAAACTCGATACGTTAAGACGTTCGGTAAAAATCGATCTTATCTCGCGCGACGACGTCAAGCTCCGAACGCGAGCACTCTGGAAACAGTCACTCAGAGCGACGCGTGTGACGGAAGAGGAAGCGCGTCTCATCCAAGAGTATCTTCGGATTGAGGCAACAATGCTGACACGAACGGGAGAAGCGGTTTCTGATCTCTATGCCGCATTATTTGATGCGGATGAGTCGACACGGAAACAAGCATTCTTATCGATTGAAGAAGGGTTCCAGACGAATGAATCTGTCATTCAACGATTATTTTCGCAACTCGTCGACTTGCGACAAGTGCGTGCTTCTGCAAGCCATCAGGCGGGATACGAAGAATTGGCTTTTGCGGAGCTCGGACGTATCGATTATACAAGCAAGGATGTCGATCATTACCCCAGCATCATTCAAACTTATTTTCTGCCGGTTAAACAGCTATTTCAGCTCGAGCAACAATCGTTTCTTGGCAAACAGACTCTCCATCCGTGGGACGTTCGGCAATCAGCCTATACGCAGATTGATCATCACGTAACCGGTTCTGACGCTTCATTCTTAGGCAAGGCACAAGCGATTCTTGAGAGCGTTCATCCGACTTTTGCTGACATCCTAAAAGAGATGCGCCAAGCGGAACATCTCGATATCGGGGCCAGGTCGAATAAGGCTGGTGGTGGATTCTGCGAGTATTTACCCGTCGAACGACAATCGTTCTTGTTCATGAGTCGCATGCAGACATTCGATGATCTCGTCATTTTCATGCACGAGATGGGGCATGCCGTCCATCATGATGCGATGAAAGAGACGTATGATGGACTTCAACCGATTCCGCTCGAAGTCGGGGAATTCGCCGCCATGTCGCTTGAACTGTTGACGATGAACGAGTGGTACCAAGTGATTCCAGATAAAAGAGACGTTGCCCGAGCGAAACTCGAACAAATTCGTTCTATAGTGGAGTTCTTGCCGCAAACAATCATCGTTGATCGTTTCCAGTCATGGCTTTATGCTCACTCGGACCATCTGCCGGAAGAACGGCAAGCTTCTTTTGCACGTCTCCGGGATACGTATGATACGGACGTCCTCGATTGGTCGGAGACGCCTGATTGGAAAGGACTCGAATGGATGAGTGTCATTCATCTCTTTGAGACGCCGTTCTATTACATTGAATATGCGATCGCCCAAATTGCTGCTCTTCAGTTGTATCACCGTTTTACGAAAGATCCTGACCAAATGATGAAAGACTTTCTTGCAGCTTTAGCGCTTAGTCAAACCCATTCGGTTCAAGAAGTTTATGCGAGAGCGGGTGTGTCATTCTTACCGAGTGATGTGGAAATGAGAGAGTTGCTGACATTCCTAGAAGGTCAAATCGAAGCTTGGATAAATGAGTTGGATCAATCAGACGACGAAGATGTTAAGAAGAGAAAGTCTTAA
- a CDS encoding helix-turn-helix transcriptional regulator — translation MKSRLKELRARHGWNQSELARRANISRQTISLIEREEFMPSLLIAVKISRVFNTPLEEIFYFDEEELI, via the coding sequence ATGAAATCCCGTTTAAAAGAATTACGTGCTCGTCACGGGTGGAATCAGTCTGAACTGGCGCGGCGTGCAAACATTTCGCGCCAGACGATCAGCTTAATCGAGCGTGAAGAATTCATGCCTTCGCTACTGATCGCTGTCAAAATTTCTCGTGTGTTTAATACGCCGTTAGAAGAAATTTTTTATTTCGATGAGGAGGAATTAATATGA
- a CDS encoding DUF3169 family protein, with translation MKKEAIKVIIAALLGFISSYIVMSVFKHTSLSQFELSIYLNYIFTGLFVILTVFTLSYIVRYLQIRQLTRLTVSSDDEDAIDGQVNRYYADGMMIVQISTLLSIGLASFSIIENHFGLHLILSSFFFVISSFASYYYLNLMRHIYPNRDFPKYSETNYVKKLFAASDDGERHVMLEGLIRSQSSLQLLLMGVIVVLVIYSYETGQSQIFAISLLIIALIWSNAKYFLYVRNR, from the coding sequence ATGAAAAAAGAAGCGATCAAAGTCATCATCGCAGCACTGCTCGGTTTCATTAGTAGTTATATCGTCATGTCTGTCTTCAAACATACCAGTTTGTCACAGTTTGAACTATCGATTTATCTTAATTACATATTCACTGGTCTTTTCGTTATCTTGACGGTTTTTACTCTCAGTTATATCGTGCGCTATTTGCAAATTCGTCAATTGACTCGACTCACTGTTTCTTCAGACGACGAGGATGCGATTGACGGTCAAGTGAATCGATACTATGCGGATGGCATGATGATAGTTCAAATCTCTACTCTTCTCAGCATCGGTCTCGCATCTTTTAGCATCATCGAAAATCATTTCGGACTTCATTTGATACTGAGCAGTTTCTTTTTTGTTATCAGTAGTTTTGCATCCTATTATTATCTTAATCTTATGCGTCATATCTACCCAAACAGAGATTTCCCAAAGTACTCGGAAACAAACTATGTCAAAAAGCTATTTGCCGCCTCAGATGACGGAGAACGACACGTCATGTTAGAAGGTCTCATTCGTTCACAATCTTCGTTGCAACTCCTATTGATGGGTGTCATCGTCGTATTGGTCATTTATTCGTATGAAACCGGACAGTCTCAGATCTTCGCAATCAGTTTATTGATTATCGCCTTGATTTGGAGCAACGCGAAATATTTCCTTTATGTACGTAACCGCTAA
- a CDS encoding NAD-dependent epimerase/dehydratase family protein translates to MNLNESTILITGMTGTLGSRVARRVLKEAREVRGLYRSKEQADQYAFNGVHAVIGELGHPASLLAALQGVDLLIHCAAYLGDDADLAQEANVTGVQHLADAATTARVKRIIHISTTSVYGEVVSGHFTETSPLLSSEHVYIHTKQASERLLQENTPDSDLIILRPGSICAEEQSYWGDRQVERMKEADMITWVHPDDVVPWVHTDNLVEMIVLAATNAHNGDIFNAIDANLPETDFRMKLITASGTAFKVPDRAAEHATFANDRIKQLGYIPIRTPESTVEQLVKSF, encoded by the coding sequence ATGAACTTAAACGAGAGTACGATTTTGATTACAGGGATGACCGGGACGCTTGGCTCACGTGTCGCGCGTCGCGTCCTAAAAGAAGCGCGTGAAGTGCGCGGTTTGTATCGCTCCAAGGAACAAGCGGACCAATACGCTTTCAATGGTGTCCACGCAGTCATCGGTGAGCTTGGTCATCCAGCTTCGCTTCTTGCAGCACTCCAAGGCGTTGATCTGTTGATTCACTGTGCTGCCTATCTCGGGGACGATGCTGACTTAGCTCAGGAAGCAAATGTCACAGGTGTACAACATCTCGCAGATGCTGCGACAACAGCTCGTGTCAAGCGCATCATTCACATCTCGACGACTTCCGTGTACGGAGAAGTAGTGAGTGGACATTTTACGGAAACGTCACCACTTCTATCGTCAGAGCACGTCTACATCCATACAAAGCAGGCATCCGAACGCCTGTTACAGGAAAACACACCCGATTCCGATTTAATCATCTTACGCCCAGGATCAATTTGTGCGGAAGAACAATCCTACTGGGGAGATCGACAAGTCGAGCGGATGAAAGAAGCGGATATGATTACTTGGGTGCACCCGGACGATGTCGTCCCGTGGGTCCATACGGATAATCTAGTCGAGATGATTGTCCTTGCCGCAACAAATGCGCATAATGGGGACATCTTCAATGCGATCGATGCGAATCTACCTGAGACGGATTTCCGGATGAAGTTGATCACAGCAAGTGGCACGGCGTTCAAAGTGCCAGACCGTGCAGCGGAACACGCGACATTTGCGAATGACCGGATCAAGCAACTCGGTTATATTCCGATTCGTACTCCTGAATCAACGGTTGAACAGTTGGTGAAATCGTTTTAA
- a CDS encoding phosphotransferase, producing the protein MMQQTMNLICERFLLGQMISEPVRLTGGLLHETWRLQTTTGSYVLKRLNPDIMRRPEARNNFKMSEEVAMQASFHLAALPARRVNNQAVQTIDGSDYLLFDWIDGKTLSADQLRSAHARQIGVQLGRLHGLTVATTGFLKPDTSSTSIDWDGHLKEGKRQQAKWLHLFMEEQEHLQRIERLAQEAQRQLPVDWIVSHRDLDPKNVLWTLKGPVLIDWESAGLIHRAVDVFETACYWSKKEDNTFDRNRFNVFLDGYATNQRLPGVDWTHVIDSSVQGKLDWLKFNLDRSLGKSGISEAERVLGTEQVVLTIKELRAHDRNLWMKWMSVR; encoded by the coding sequence ATGATGCAACAAACGATGAATTTGATTTGTGAACGTTTTTTATTAGGGCAAATGATTAGCGAACCTGTACGATTGACAGGGGGACTCCTGCATGAGACATGGCGACTACAGACGACGACTGGATCTTACGTTTTAAAACGATTGAATCCCGACATCATGCGACGCCCTGAAGCACGAAATAATTTTAAGATGTCTGAAGAGGTCGCCATGCAAGCGTCATTTCACTTAGCAGCATTACCAGCACGTCGCGTCAACAATCAAGCAGTGCAGACGATTGACGGCTCGGATTACCTTTTGTTTGATTGGATTGATGGCAAGACGTTATCAGCCGATCAGCTTCGATCGGCACATGCACGACAAATTGGAGTTCAATTAGGACGGTTGCATGGACTTACGGTAGCGACAACTGGGTTTTTAAAGCCGGATACCTCGAGTACTTCAATCGATTGGGACGGTCATTTAAAAGAAGGAAAACGGCAGCAAGCAAAGTGGTTGCATCTATTCATGGAAGAGCAGGAACATCTGCAACGAATAGAAAGACTAGCACAGGAAGCACAGAGACAACTGCCAGTAGACTGGATTGTCAGTCATCGTGATCTCGATCCAAAGAACGTCCTCTGGACACTCAAGGGTCCAGTCCTGATTGACTGGGAGTCTGCGGGTCTGATTCATCGAGCTGTTGACGTGTTCGAGACAGCCTGTTATTGGTCAAAGAAAGAAGACAATACGTTCGATCGTAATCGATTTAACGTATTTCTTGATGGTTACGCGACAAACCAACGTTTGCCTGGTGTCGACTGGACGCACGTCATTGATAGCAGTGTCCAAGGAAAGCTCGACTGGCTGAAATTTAATCTCGATCGCTCGCTTGGGAAAAGTGGTATCTCTGAAGCGGAACGAGTACTTGGAACGGAACAAGTCGTTCTAACAATAAAAGAATTACGAGCGCATGACCGGAATCTCTGGATGAAGTGGATGTCGGTAAGATAA
- a CDS encoding VOC family protein has translation MKQIHHICIQTTDYAASKQFYEQLGFSLVQESPGFHDRTFNSWLRLGDFYIELQTPKSGQPFTDYTKQAAGPVHFALYVDDLQEEVARLERLGMPFLPKHGGNIYFVVDGHLSKLKAPEGTIIELRDTFAIS, from the coding sequence ATGAAACAAATTCATCACATCTGTATTCAGACGACGGACTACGCTGCGTCTAAACAATTTTATGAACAGCTTGGGTTCTCTCTCGTTCAAGAGTCACCTGGTTTTCACGACCGCACCTTTAACAGCTGGTTACGACTCGGTGATTTCTATATCGAATTGCAAACACCCAAATCGGGTCAGCCATTCACCGATTATACGAAACAAGCAGCGGGTCCCGTCCATTTCGCACTTTACGTTGACGACTTGCAAGAAGAAGTAGCACGCTTGGAACGACTCGGGATGCCTTTCCTACCGAAACACGGCGGAAACATCTACTTCGTCGTTGATGGTCACCTCAGCAAATTAAAAGCACCCGAAGGAACAATCATCGAGTTACGGGATACGTTTGCGATCTCTTAA
- a CDS encoding PadR family transcriptional regulator — protein sequence MENITELLKGILEGCVLEIISRGETYGYEITQQLRQLGFSDVVEGTVYTITMRLEKQQLVHIEKKASTMGPPRKFYTLNEAGHDRLRIFWEKWAFVSDKMQELQQLKQEGSTR from the coding sequence TTGGAAAATATCACAGAATTGCTCAAAGGTATACTTGAAGGATGTGTACTTGAGATCATTAGCCGCGGTGAAACTTATGGTTATGAAATCACTCAACAGTTACGTCAACTCGGATTCTCAGATGTCGTGGAAGGGACAGTCTATACAATCACGATGCGCTTAGAAAAGCAGCAGCTCGTTCATATCGAAAAAAAAGCATCAACAATGGGACCTCCTCGAAAATTTTATACGCTAAACGAAGCAGGACACGATCGTTTACGTATCTTTTGGGAAAAATGGGCGTTCGTATCTGACAAAATGCAAGAACTGCAGCAGTTAAAACAAGAAGGGAGTACGAGATGA
- a CDS encoding DUF1048 domain-containing protein — MMRIFERITGSMEAKREWRSMEKRAKSLPPRYYEAYQAIQRYLNVTGGLTSWQSSHRVLTVVLELMEQAAFEQKPVTDFTGEDVAAFCDELVKDEQSWQTSYRHKLNETIRQNS, encoded by the coding sequence ATGATGAGAATATTCGAGCGGATCACCGGTAGTATGGAAGCTAAACGAGAATGGCGGTCGATGGAGAAGCGGGCTAAATCTCTTCCTCCTCGCTACTATGAGGCTTATCAAGCGATTCAACGCTATTTAAATGTCACGGGTGGACTAACGAGTTGGCAAAGTAGTCATCGTGTACTGACCGTCGTCCTCGAGTTGATGGAACAAGCCGCCTTCGAGCAAAAACCAGTGACAGATTTCACTGGAGAGGATGTTGCTGCGTTTTGTGATGAGTTAGTGAAGGACGAGCAGTCTTGGCAAACATCGTACCGTCATAAATTGAATGAAACCATTCGTCAGAATTCATGA
- a CDS encoding helix-turn-helix transcriptional regulator, with amino-acid sequence MKNKVKEMREERGWSQGELAKRLTVSRQTVISIEKERYNPSLDLAFTLADLFERRIEDIFIPNRTNEE; translated from the coding sequence ATGAAAAATAAGGTCAAGGAGATGCGCGAAGAACGAGGCTGGTCGCAAGGCGAACTGGCAAAACGATTGACCGTGTCGCGTCAGACGGTCATTTCCATCGAAAAAGAGCGGTATAATCCGTCACTCGACCTCGCGTTTACACTAGCTGATCTGTTTGAGCGGCGAATCGAAGACATCTTTATACCGAATCGAACGAACGAGGAGTGA
- a CDS encoding GNAT family N-acetyltransferase — protein sequence MVILQTERLTIHPCTANDVTRLQQQQYDNGPEVQHHLMSIASDPSLLYWGSWLVMTKDGQVIGDIGFKGKPDIRQAVEIGYGLLPAYHNQGFATEAVQALIEWAFEQTEVTVVLAKTESTNQASIRVLEKAGLIQVGRDDRYIMWERMERM from the coding sequence ATGGTAATCCTTCAAACAGAACGATTGACGATTCATCCGTGTACGGCGAATGATGTGACACGTTTACAACAACAGCAGTATGACAATGGTCCAGAAGTTCAGCATCATTTGATGTCGATAGCGTCAGATCCCTCGCTACTATACTGGGGTAGCTGGCTCGTTATGACAAAGGATGGTCAAGTAATCGGGGATATCGGATTCAAGGGGAAGCCGGACATACGACAAGCGGTCGAAATCGGTTATGGTCTGTTACCAGCGTATCACAATCAAGGGTTTGCGACGGAAGCAGTTCAAGCATTGATTGAATGGGCGTTTGAACAAACGGAAGTGACAGTGGTACTTGCGAAGACGGAGTCGACGAATCAAGCATCAATCCGAGTACTCGAAAAAGCGGGATTGATTCAGGTCGGGAGAGACGATCGGTATATCATGTGGGAGCGTATGGAGAGGATGTAA
- a CDS encoding DUF3147 family protein, translated as MTAFLVKVLSSALIIGLVTEVARRSPSLGGVLSALPVVSLISFAWLVKQGSERAELSTFLKCVLLGLPATFLLLAVLYGLIRLGIPIFYSILGATSLFIVCWYIQRYLQQWWQT; from the coding sequence ATGACTGCTTTTCTCGTTAAGGTGCTGTCGAGCGCACTGATCATCGGTCTCGTCACGGAAGTCGCCCGGCGTTCACCGTCACTGGGTGGTGTGTTGTCTGCATTGCCCGTCGTCAGTCTGATAAGCTTTGCCTGGCTCGTTAAACAAGGAAGTGAACGGGCAGAACTAAGTACATTCTTAAAGTGTGTGTTGCTCGGATTACCGGCGACGTTTTTATTACTTGCCGTTTTATACGGATTGATCCGCTTAGGTATTCCTATTTTTTACAGTATACTCGGTGCAACAAGTCTTTTTATCGTTTGTTGGTATATCCAACGTTACCTACAACAGTGGTGGCAAACGTAA
- a CDS encoding MarR family winged helix-turn-helix transcriptional regulator yields MISADFAKIYYQLHPRFEENLSHQSVRILQYIQFAVNPTIKQIAEAFRLSHNTTSEHVKKLEKLDYIEKKRNPKDQRQVTIGLTDIGDTIVRRHTELDPERLNQVLATMSKTDQQAIEQAFRLLREAADDCFSR; encoded by the coding sequence ATGATTTCAGCTGATTTTGCAAAAATATATTATCAACTACATCCACGATTCGAGGAAAACCTATCTCACCAAAGTGTGCGTATTTTGCAATATATTCAATTTGCAGTGAATCCGACGATCAAGCAGATTGCCGAGGCATTTCGCCTCTCACATAATACGACGTCCGAGCATGTCAAAAAGTTGGAGAAATTAGATTATATCGAAAAAAAACGGAATCCAAAAGACCAACGCCAAGTGACGATTGGTTTGACAGACATAGGGGATACAATCGTTCGTCGTCATACAGAACTCGATCCCGAGCGGTTAAATCAAGTCCTTGCTACGATGTCAAAAACAGACCAACAGGCGATTGAACAGGCGTTTCGATTGTTGCGGGAGGCGGCAGATGACTGCTTTTCTCGTTAA